One genomic region from Salvia hispanica cultivar TCC Black 2014 chromosome 2, UniMelb_Shisp_WGS_1.0, whole genome shotgun sequence encodes:
- the LOC125205875 gene encoding U-box domain-containing protein 4 yields the protein MEISLLKSLLNSITSFLQLSTSESIQTEPVQTYHPKIEEILKLLKPILDAIADAEFVSDEMVQGAFAGILQSVDELKDICENWQPLMSKVYFVLQVESLMSKIRNHGVDILELLKSSDQCLPDELSPASLEQSVLKIKHVESEQTSSIIMGAIKDHVEGSGASAESLADVADCLGLKSNEELLIEVVALEKLKENAEQADKSSEVDYIDQMIALVSHMHDLLVMMKQSETCNPVAIPPDFCCPLSLELMTDPVIVASGQTYERAFIRRWIDLGLTVCPKTRQTLAHTNLIPNYTVKALIANWCESNNVKLPDPKSIHLKQPSSLLVNAESGGVRRGNNSGTPERSIGSPLVGSVPSIATRRDGTSPSHPRSLSEDSFAEAAINGNVLDIERMSLKSSEDRSDHSGERTLNSGGLGLMSPSRNGGASADVELPQGHNRTNSASSTHSNSNMSQGTAADGNEVASHASAYGSDASGELNAESRPASNLSAPQRDTDAPSRLETRLRGQAIWRRPSERFVQRLVSSPTVEMRPDLLEVETQVKRLVEDLKSSDIDVQRSATHDIRVLAKHNMDNRIIIANCGAINLLVNLLRSTDLAVQEHAVTALLNLSINDNNKTAIANAEAIKPLIYVLETGSPEAKENSAATLFSLSVMEENKIEIGRSGAIKPLVDLLGNGTPRGKKDAATALFNLSINHENKARIVQAGAVKYLVELMDPAFGMVDKAVAVLSNLATIHEGRTAIGQENGIPVLVEVVELGSARGKENAAAGLLQLCTNSARYCNMVLQEGAVPPLVALSQSGTPRAREKAQQLLSYFRNQRHGNTGRG from the exons ATGGAGATATCTTTGCTGAAATCACTCCTCAACAGCATCACTAGTTTTTTACAATTATCCACTAGTGAAAGCATACAAACTGAACCAGTTCAGACATATCACCCAAAGATTGAGGAGATTTTGAAGCTTCTAAAGCCAATACTTGATGCGATTGCTGATGCTGAATTTGTCTCCGATGAAATGGTTCAAGGAGCATTTGCTGGAATCCTACAATCTGTTGATGAATTGAAAGATATTTGTGAAAATTGGCAACCATTGATGAGTAAAGTTTACTTT GTTTTACAAGTTGAGTCACTTATGTCAAAGATTAGAAATCATGGTGTGGATATTCTGGAGTTGCTCAAGTCATCTGATCAATGCTTACCTGATGAACTCAGCCCTGCATCTCTTGAG CAATCTGTACTGAAAATCAAGCATGTGGAATCTGAGCAAACTTCGTCAATAATCATGGGTGCTATCAAGGATCATGTGGAGGGTTCTGGAGCCAGTGCAGAGAGCCTGGCAGATGTTGCTGATTGTTTGGGATTAAAGTCAAATGAGGAACTTCTAATTGAGGTTGTGGCTCTTGAGAAGCTGAAGGAAAATGCTGAACAAGCTGACAAATCTAGTGAAGTTGATTATATAGATCAAATGATTGCCCTGGTCAGCCACATGCATGACCTCCTTGTTATGATGAAACAGTCAGAAACCTGTAATCCTGTTGCCATACCTCCTGACTTTTGTTGCCCTCTTTCACTTGAACTCATGACCGATCCTGTTATTGTTGCATCTGGGCAAACATATGAGCGGGCTTTTATAAGAAGGTGGATAGATCTTGGGCTTACTGTCTGCCCAAAGACGCGACAGACTCTGGCGCATACAAATCTTATTCCTAATTACACTGTCAAGGCTCTCATTGCAAATTGGTGCGAATCGAACAATGTGAAGCTGCCTGACCCAAAATCAATCCACTTAAAGCAGCCTTCTTCACTACTTGTAAATGCTGAGTCTGGTGGTGTCAGAAGAGGTAACAACTCTGGAACTCCTGAAAGGTCTATTGGTTCTCCCTTAGTGGGTTCTGTCCCATCGATTGCCACACGAAGAGATGGAACTTCCCCATCTCATCCACGTTCATTGTCTGAGGATTCTTTCGCAGAAGCGgctataaatggaaatgtgtTGGATATAGAAAGAATGTCCTTGAAAAGCTCTGAAGATAGGTCAGACCATTCGGGTGAGAGAACTTTGAACTCAGGTGGTTTGGGTCTTATGTCCCCATCTAGAAATGGTGGAGCTAGTGCTGATGTAGAGTTACCTCAGGGGCATAATCGAACCAATTCAGCGTCCAGTACACATTCAAATTCTAATATGTCGCAGGGAACAGCAGCTGATGGCAATGAAGTAGCATCACATGCTTCAGCGTATGGTAGTGATGCTTCTGGTGAGCTTAATGCTGAGTCTCGACCTGCTTCTAACTTAAGTGCTCCACAAAGAGACACTGATGCCCCTTCTAGGCTGGAAACAAGACTTCGTGGCCAAGCAATATGGCGTAGGCCATCAGAAAGATTTGTCCAACGACTTGTTTCTTCTCCTACTGTGGAAATGAGGCCTGACCTGTTAGAGGTTGAAACTCAAGTCAAAAGGCTGGTTGAGGATCTTAAGAGCAGTGACATTGATGTGCAGAGATCTGCTACGCACGACATTCGGGTTTTGGCTAAGCATAACATGGACAACCGAATAATTATTGCAAATTGCGGGGCTATTAACTTATTGGTGAATCTACTACGCTCAACAGATTTGGCAGTACAAGAACATGCTGTTACTGCTCTTCTCAACCTATCAATTAATGATAACAACAAGACTGCCATTGCAAATGCTGAAGCTATTAAACCCTTGATTTATGTCCTTGAGACTGGAAGTCCTGAGGCCAAGGAAAACTCTGCTGCAACTCTCTTTAGCCTTTCTGTGatggaagaaaacaaaatcgaGATTGGGCGATCAGGTGCAATCAAGCCTTTGGTTGACTTACTGGGAAATGGAACTCCGAGAGGCAAGAAAGATGCTGCCACTGCACTGTTTAACTTGTCCATCAATCATGAAAATAAAGCACGCATAGTGCAAGCAGGCGCAGTCAAATATCTCGTTGAGTTGATGGACCCTGCATTTGGGATGGTTGATAAGGCGGTGGCTGTTCTGTCGAATCTTGCGACTATTCATGAAGGAAGGACGGCAATTGGTCAGGAAAATGGGATCCCCGTTCTGGTTGAAGTTGTTGAGTTGGGGTCTGCAAGAGGTAAAGAGAATGCAGCTGCTGGTCTTCTTCAGCTTTGCACCAACAGCGCTAGATATTGTAATATGGTTCTTCAGGAAGGTGCTGTTCCCCCATTAGTGGCCCTCTCACAGTCTGGAACACCGAGAGCCAGAGAAAAA GCACAGCAACTTCTTAGCTACTTCAGAAATCAACGCCATGGTAATACGGGCAGGGGTTGA